Within Thermodesulfobacteriota bacterium, the genomic segment CGAATCACTGTGATTCGGATTCGTCTCCAATATCTTCCGATAAATCTCCTGGGCCCTTTGCAGTTGCCCTGTCTGGTGATACTGAATGGCTGTTTTAAATTCTGTTTCCAGGGAAAATGTCATCATTTGCTAATCCAGGTTTTAATATCTTCTTTTTGCGGAATCTTGCCAACACATTTAACTTGACCATCAACCACCACCGCCGGGGTACCAAAAACACCATATCCGGCAATTTTCATCAGATCGGTCACCTTTTCAATGTTTGCATCCACGCTTGACTTTGCAACCACTTCCCTGACAATCCGTTCCGTCTCTTCACATTTGGGACACCCGGGCCCCAATACTTTAATATCCATACGTTACCACTCCT encodes:
- a CDS encoding thioredoxin family protein, with translation MDIKVLGPGCPKCEETERIVREVVAKSSVDANIEKVTDLMKIAGYGVFGTPAVVVDGQVKCVGKIPQKEDIKTWISK